A region of Rhinoraja longicauda isolate Sanriku21f chromosome 31, sRhiLon1.1, whole genome shotgun sequence DNA encodes the following proteins:
- the pdcl gene encoding phosducin-like protein — MTTLDDKILGEKLQYYYSSSDDEDSDRDDNEQKTIKNPTISVGAEVREGSAINTGPKGVINDWRRFKQLENEQRAEQRREVHRLIKKLSMNCRSHLDEQKELQKQRVIQEKINGKMTMKECNMLHEQDDEVFLEQYRKQRMEEMREHLYSGKRFEQIYELTSSQDFLDTIDKEEKNTLIIVHIYEDELAGCDAMNGCLLCLASEYPVVKFCKVRSSVIGASARFTDNALPALLVYKCGDLIGNFVRITDQLGYDFFAVDLEAFLREYGVLPEKDVVSPTSITSASVSRSDDSDLDID, encoded by the exons ATGACCACCTTGGATGATAAGATCCTTGGAGAAAAGCTGCAATACTACTACAGCAGCAGCGATGATGAAGACAGCGATCGTGATGACAATGAACAAAAGACCATCAAAAATCCTACGATTTCTGTGGGTGCGGAGGTCCGGGAGGGAAGTGCCATTAACACAG GTCCTAAAGGGGTCATAAACGACTGGCGCCGGTTCAAGCAGCTGGAAAATGAGCAGCGAGCAGAGCAACGTCGAGAGGTCCATCGGCTCATCAAGAAACTCTCGATGAACTGCCGGTCTCACTTGGAtgaacagaaggaactgcagaagcagaGAGTGATCCAGGAGAAAATCAACGGAAAG ATGACGATGAAAGAGTGCAACATGTTGCATGAACAGGACGATGAAGTGTTCCTGGAGCAGTACCGCAAACAGCGGATGGAGGAGATGAGGGAACATCTGTACAGCGGGAAGCGCTTTGAACAGATCTACGAGCTGACCAGCTCCCAGGACTTCCTGGACACCATCGACAAGGAGGAGAAGAACACTCTCATCATCGTTCACATATACGAAGACGAGCTGGCCGGCTGCGACGCCATGAATGGGTGCCTGCTCTGCTTGGCCTCCGAGTACCCGGTTGTGAAGTTCTGCAAGGTCCGCAGCTCGGTGATTGGAGCCAGCGCCAGGTTCACTGACAACGCCCTGCCTGCTCTGCTGGTCTACAAGTGCGGCGACCTGATCGGTAACTTCGTGCGCATCACTGACCAACTCGGATATGACTTTTTTGCGGTGGACCTGGAGGCGTTTTTGCGGGAGTACGGTGTGCTGCCGGAGAAGGACGTGGTGTCACCCACCTCCATTACGAGTGCCTCAGTGTCTCGCAGTGACGATAGCGACCTGGACATTGACTGA